A single window of Podarcis raffonei isolate rPodRaf1 chromosome 9, rPodRaf1.pri, whole genome shotgun sequence DNA harbors:
- the TLX2 gene encoding T-cell leukemia homeobox protein 2: MEPSGLELLEGTVHTPPPPPQEPIRFGIDQILGCSQQQQQQQHQGACGAAVGALGEPDLALYGGGYGAEYNPACSLGAYGLPRAAAGGNGGGGVIRVPAHRPVPSAAAHPQPGGASLTFPWMESNRRLTKDRIAAALPPFSVARRIGHPYQNRTPPKRKKPRTSFSRAQICELEKRFHRQKYLASAERAALAKALKMTDAQVKTWFQNRRTKWRRQTAEEREAERQQANRLMLHLQQEAFQKSLGQPLQQDPLCLHNSSLFALQNLQPWAEEHKVTSVSGAAALV, encoded by the exons ATGGAGCCCTCGGGCCTGGAGCTGCTGGAGGGGACCGTCcacacgccgccgccgccgccccaagAGCCCATCCGCTTCGGCATCGACCAGATCCTCGGCtgctcgcagcagcagcagcagcagcagcaccaaggcGCTTGCGGAGCTGCCGTCGGGGCCCTCGGGGAGCCCGACCTGGCGCTCTACGGCGGCGGTTACGGAGCAGAATACAACCCGGCCTGCTCGCTGGGTGCTTACGGCCTTCCCAGGGCAGCGGCTGGCGGCAACGGTGGCGGCGGCGTCATCCGTGTGCCCGCGCACAGGCCGGTGCCCTCCGCAGCGGCCCATCCCCAGCCGGGGGGAGCTAGCCTCACCTTTCCCTGGATGGAGAGCAACAGGCGCTTGACCAAGGACCGGATCGCAG CCGCCCTGCCGCCTTTCTCCGTCGCCCGGCGCATCGGCCACCCCTACCAGAACCGCACTCCGCCCAAGCGCAAGAAGCCGCGCACCTCCTTCTCCCGGGCGCAGATCTGCGAGCTGGAGAAGCGCTTCCACAGGCAGAAGTACCTGGCATCCGCCGAGCGAGCCGCTTTGGCCAAAGCGCTCAAGATGACCGACGCCCAAGTCAAGACCTGGTTCCAGAACCGCCGCACCAAGTGGAG GCGGCAGACGGCCGAGGAGCGCGAGGCGGAGCGCCAGCAGGCCAACCGGCTGATGCTGCACCTCCAGCAAGAGGCCTTCCAGAAGAGCCTGGGGCAGCCGCTGCAGCAGGACCCGCTCTGCCTGCACAACTCCTCGCTCTTCGCCC